In one window of Magnetococcus sp. PR-3 DNA:
- a CDS encoding response regulator transcription factor, which translates to MSRILLIDDDKKLCSMLAEYLHDEGFECHMAHDGPSALEKAMTGAYAALVLDVMLPGLNGFDVLRQLRPHSHVPVIMLTARGDETDSIIGLEIGADDYLAKPCSPRVLVARLRALLRRSHGSIEPLLATQTQGDLTLNPQARRVSLAGQPVELTSAEFNILQQLLHQAGQVVDKDQLSLQGLGRKHMAYDRSVDMHISSLRKKLGNHADGTQRIHTVRGAGYLYAKAEGIH; encoded by the coding sequence ATGAGCCGCATTCTCCTTATCGACGATGATAAAAAACTCTGTTCTATGCTGGCAGAATACCTTCACGATGAAGGGTTTGAGTGCCACATGGCCCATGACGGACCCAGTGCTCTGGAAAAAGCAATGACAGGCGCCTACGCCGCCCTGGTGCTGGATGTCATGCTGCCGGGTCTTAACGGGTTTGATGTTCTCCGTCAGTTACGCCCCCACAGCCACGTACCGGTTATTATGCTTACGGCTCGGGGGGATGAGACCGACAGCATCATCGGCTTAGAGATTGGTGCGGATGACTATTTGGCCAAGCCCTGCAGCCCCAGAGTTTTAGTCGCTCGGCTACGCGCCCTACTGCGCCGTTCCCATGGCAGCATTGAACCCCTCCTTGCGACCCAAACTCAGGGGGATCTTACCCTTAACCCCCAAGCTCGCCGGGTTAGCTTGGCGGGGCAGCCTGTTGAACTAACCTCTGCTGAGTTCAATATTTTACAACAGCTTTTACACCAAGCGGGTCAAGTGGTCGATAAGGATCAGCTCTCGCTACAGGGGTTGGGACGTAAACATATGGCCTATGATCGCAGTGTGGATATGCACATCAGCTCCCTGCGTAAAAAGCTGGGCAACCATGCAGATGGCACCCAACGCATCCATACCGTTCGAGGGGCTGGCTATCTCTACGCCAAAGCTGAAGGTATACACTGA
- a CDS encoding substrate-binding periplasmic protein: MVQCYTRIIPLGLLLTWLTLLGLPAPSLAQPLLAGQSIRVCNDGAEWPPFAYFKKDMNGEKSKESAGYSVDYLNTMVTPKHLNFTMDLIPWARCQKWVTQGKRYHMLMDASINPERAANYRITQPYYQIHGLIFYSQKRFPNHPEIHTPKDLLAFKVCGQHGYNYTPFGIENSHVDMATKTFAQLRRRLQAGRCDILLGFYEILRGLGQLDPKQLEQANLAWKRPHWVKPTGFHMMVSRNLPYSEELYGVLEQAITQMKRTGQQQELLDRYLQSPTLP; this comes from the coding sequence ATGGTTCAATGCTACACACGTATCATCCCCCTTGGCCTACTCCTCACCTGGCTGACCCTCTTGGGCCTACCCGCACCAAGTTTGGCCCAACCCCTGCTGGCAGGCCAATCCATTCGTGTCTGTAACGATGGCGCCGAGTGGCCCCCCTTTGCCTATTTTAAGAAGGATATGAATGGGGAAAAAAGCAAAGAGAGTGCAGGCTACTCGGTTGATTATCTTAATACCATGGTCACCCCTAAACATCTAAACTTCACCATGGACTTAATCCCCTGGGCACGCTGCCAAAAGTGGGTTACCCAGGGTAAGCGCTACCATATGTTAATGGATGCCTCCATTAACCCCGAGCGTGCCGCCAACTATCGGATCACCCAACCTTATTACCAAATTCATGGGTTGATTTTTTACTCACAGAAACGCTTTCCAAACCATCCTGAAATTCATACCCCCAAAGATCTGCTCGCCTTTAAGGTTTGCGGCCAACACGGCTACAACTACACCCCATTTGGCATTGAGAACAGCCATGTGGATATGGCCACTAAAACCTTCGCGCAACTCCGCCGTCGATTGCAGGCGGGCCGGTGTGACATTTTGCTTGGTTTTTATGAAATTTTACGCGGGTTGGGACAACTGGATCCTAAACAGTTAGAACAAGCCAATCTGGCCTGGAAGCGCCCCCACTGGGTTAAACCGACAGGGTTCCATATGATGGTCAGCCGTAACCTACCGTATTCAGAAGAACTATATGGGGTGTTAGAACAGGCCATTACACAGATGAAGCGTACTGGGCAGCAGCAAGAACTGCTGGATCGGTATCTGCAAAGCCCAACCCTACCATGA
- a CDS encoding ATP-binding protein — protein MRIFLKLFIGFWLTLLLMGGMTAWLAFQIRGDVENRFHDQMDQLAKARMELGHTLAFQGVEAFKDELEQHPMNPWIYAITSHKQDILERDIPHFVQRFILHRWKPEQAYKRYDATKIQAQTPALERIRLQEHPIPPPIIWYILSPKQQVYGLIVSPRRPHISHILKENRWVLFGIALYSLIAVLLLTLHFTGPIRRLKMAAVKLAEGDLQARCHPPGLRIPDELSLLVDHFNHMAERLEALFDGQKRLMIDISHELRSPLARMGVALELASRRPHDEKNLTIVTREMERLDRLIHEILTLSRPQAGTPMALEGLVDLHGLLTSIGQDVTLEGTPTGRRVTLTSPGELLVKANPEALHSAVENVMRNALRHTPEGHTVELTLRQHDQKAVITIRDFGKGVSEEALQKIFKPFFRMSEARERESGGYGLGLAIAQRIMGEHQGTIAAHNHEQGGLVVTLTLPLSPTA, from the coding sequence GTGCGTATTTTCCTTAAACTCTTTATTGGCTTTTGGTTAACCCTGCTCTTAATGGGCGGCATGACCGCTTGGTTGGCTTTTCAGATCCGGGGGGATGTTGAAAATCGCTTTCATGATCAAATGGATCAACTGGCCAAAGCCCGCATGGAATTAGGACACACATTGGCGTTCCAAGGGGTTGAGGCTTTTAAAGATGAACTAGAACAGCACCCTATGAATCCATGGATCTATGCTATAACCTCCCATAAACAGGATATATTGGAGCGCGATATCCCGCATTTTGTACAGCGCTTTATTCTCCATCGCTGGAAGCCCGAACAAGCCTATAAGCGCTATGATGCGACCAAGATACAAGCACAAACCCCGGCTCTGGAACGTATTCGCCTGCAAGAACACCCCATACCCCCACCCATCATCTGGTATATCCTCAGCCCTAAGCAACAGGTATATGGCTTAATCGTCTCACCTAGGCGACCGCACATCTCCCACATTTTAAAGGAGAACCGTTGGGTTCTGTTTGGCATAGCTCTGTATAGCTTGATCGCGGTCCTACTGCTCACCCTGCACTTTACCGGCCCTATCCGACGCTTGAAGATGGCAGCCGTTAAACTGGCAGAAGGGGATCTACAAGCCAGGTGCCACCCGCCTGGGCTGCGTATTCCTGATGAGCTAAGCCTATTGGTTGATCACTTCAACCATATGGCTGAACGTCTAGAAGCACTGTTTGATGGGCAAAAACGCCTTATGATCGATATCTCTCATGAACTACGCTCGCCATTGGCCCGTATGGGAGTAGCTCTGGAGCTGGCCAGCCGGAGACCCCATGATGAAAAAAATCTGACCATTGTAACGCGGGAAATGGAGCGGCTGGATCGTTTAATCCATGAGATCCTAACTTTGTCACGCCCCCAAGCCGGTACACCCATGGCGTTAGAGGGGTTGGTAGACCTGCACGGCTTACTCACCAGCATTGGCCAGGATGTCACTTTAGAAGGCACCCCCACGGGGCGCCGCGTGACCCTGACCAGCCCCGGTGAGCTCTTGGTCAAAGCCAACCCAGAGGCCCTGCACTCAGCGGTAGAAAATGTCATGCGCAATGCTCTGCGACATACACCGGAAGGGCATACCGTGGAACTGACACTGCGCCAGCACGATCAAAAGGCCGTGATCACCATTAGGGATTTTGGCAAAGGGGTCTCTGAAGAGGCTTTGCAGAAAATTTTCAAACCATTCTTTCGTATGAGTGAAGCCCGAGAGCGGGAGAGTGGTGGCTATGGTTTAGGGTTGGCCATTGCCCAACGTATTATGGGTGAACACCAGGGTACCATCGCCGCCCATAACCATGAACAAGGCGGGCTTGTTGTTACCCTGACCCTACCCTTATCACCAACTGCGTAA
- a CDS encoding efflux RND transporter periplasmic adaptor subunit produces MPNQPPSIWRKLRILPPIVLGVLIMIWVVKGKQPPSQIERQEPITSVRIIEVPRLTLTPTAEGYGPAEPARVWRAIPQVSGRVVYLHDRLKDGEILPKETLLVRIDPVDYELALAQANAELSELSVQERNTRASLVIEQRNLALTKKDLARKRTLLAQKTISQNSLDDAERATLSVQGSVQNLQNSLALIPTQRKLLAAKADQAKRNLAHTEIRAPYTLRVSSLAVEKDQTISSGQTLFEGDGVERVEIEAQVAMSNLRRLFIGRKDIQGQDIPLGHKDLPTLTGLKPVVRLDMGNHTAQWDARFVRFSDGVDPQTRTMGVVVAVDAPYKKIIPGYRPPLSKGMFLQVVVEGKPQTDRLVIPRSALRGNVVHVLDQDHRLRIQPVKVLFHQGERTIIGQGLEAGDRVVVSDLVPAVAGMALKPVMDVKLNQQLHAGEQP; encoded by the coding sequence ATGCCTAACCAGCCCCCTTCAATATGGCGCAAACTACGCATCTTACCACCGATTGTATTGGGGGTTCTTATCATGATCTGGGTGGTTAAAGGCAAACAGCCCCCCAGCCAGATCGAACGCCAAGAGCCAATAACCAGTGTGCGGATAATCGAAGTCCCCCGCCTAACACTGACCCCAACAGCCGAGGGTTATGGACCTGCCGAGCCCGCCCGAGTATGGCGTGCAATCCCGCAAGTCTCCGGGCGGGTCGTCTATCTACATGATCGGCTCAAGGATGGGGAAATTCTACCCAAAGAGACCCTACTGGTTCGCATTGACCCAGTTGATTATGAACTGGCTCTTGCCCAAGCCAATGCGGAACTGTCTGAACTTTCCGTACAGGAGCGCAACACCCGAGCCTCTTTGGTCATTGAACAACGCAACTTGGCGCTGACTAAAAAAGATCTGGCCCGTAAACGCACCTTGCTGGCCCAAAAGACCATCTCTCAGAATAGTTTAGACGATGCAGAGCGGGCCACCCTAAGCGTACAAGGCTCGGTTCAAAATTTACAAAACTCCCTGGCCCTGATCCCTACCCAACGTAAACTCTTGGCCGCCAAAGCGGACCAAGCCAAACGTAACCTGGCCCATACTGAGATACGCGCCCCCTATACCCTTAGAGTATCCAGTCTGGCGGTGGAGAAAGATCAAACCATCAGTAGTGGCCAAACCCTTTTTGAAGGGGATGGTGTCGAACGGGTTGAAATTGAGGCTCAGGTTGCCATGTCAAACCTACGCCGTCTGTTTATAGGGCGAAAGGATATTCAAGGGCAAGATATCCCTCTAGGACATAAAGACTTACCAACACTCACAGGGTTAAAACCTGTGGTACGTTTGGATATGGGCAACCATACCGCCCAATGGGATGCCCGTTTTGTACGCTTTAGTGATGGTGTCGACCCACAGACCCGAACCATGGGGGTGGTGGTGGCTGTGGACGCACCCTATAAAAAAATCATTCCTGGCTACCGCCCGCCTTTATCCAAAGGCATGTTTTTACAAGTCGTTGTAGAGGGCAAACCCCAAACAGACCGGTTGGTTATTCCCCGTTCGGCGCTACGTGGAAACGTTGTTCATGTGCTCGACCAAGACCACCGCCTACGTATACAACCTGTTAAGGTGCTCTTTCATCAAGGTGAGCGCACCATTATTGGTCAAGGCCTTGAAGCGGGGGATCGGGTTGTGGTTTCTGACCTGGTGCCCGCCGTTGCAGGTATGGCTTTAAAACCGGTGATGGATGTTAAGCTTAATCAACAACTGCACGCTGGAGAGCAACCATGA
- a CDS encoding efflux RND transporter permease subunit, which yields MIAWFARHPTAANLLMAVFIILGLVTLPGLQRETFPEIKNDKVEVKVVYPGATADEVEDAICRRLEDGLEGITDLDELRCDAREGVGTATVLMREGANMMRFLDDINANVDAIDDFPDSAELPVVQELARTEQVISIAVTGPQEPVALKAYAEQLKDRIQSLEHVAEVSIDGFSDHHIRIEIPPWRLRQYGLSAADVAQAIQRRSVGSPVGRLEGGQEDFLLRLDDQHKGVAAFEKLVVISGQSGAAIRLGEIATITDRFDQNEEKILFDGKRAAVLNISKTRAQDTLQVRATIANFVQTEPLPAGITLTLSQDRASVVQDRLDMLVRNGFQGLVLVFLVLWLFFSFRYSFWVTMGLPISFLGAFFLLPLVGVTVNMISMVGLLIGVGLLMDDAIVIAENIAARMNRGDQPMQAAVEGVKQVLPGILSSFMTTLLVFGSLVFITGEMGQILRIMPLVLILVISVSLLEAFWVLPNHLGHALSHMSTRKPSRFRRWFEQSFDQLRDRWFGPWLDRAVEERYLTVGLVFMLLIIAVAMPAGGLLKFVPFPDLDGDVVEARILLPQGTPLARTEQIVEQLQQAALKINQRFKPEQPQKQDLIQHISVIFGQNPDAYESGPHVARIITDLLGAEIRGTALDDFTTAWRQAVGEIPDVIALKFTEPTIGPGGRAIDMRLIGADLDRLKLASNELQQWLGRYVGVVDLSDDLRPGKREYRLHLKPSAGVLGVEAQTVAEQLRGAFQGITVDEFPVGAESYEVDLRLTASDRTSPADLDNFTLVGQNGALIPLSVVADLQPVRGWARIHRVDGQRAITIQGDVDRSLANAQEIMGLAKSQFIPDLLARYPDISFDPQGQGKESAKTGKSIMRNVLLGMIGVYMLLALQFRGYLAPLTVMLVIPTAFIGVIVGHMLMGLDLTMPSIVGMASLFGVVVNDSILLVVFIREQREAGVPTLVAAKQAGRARFRPILLTSITTVAGLMPLLMEKSLQAQILIPLATSLAFGLAVATVAALFVVPAVYCILDDYGKLDKLHGERPEAP from the coding sequence ATGATCGCTTGGTTTGCCCGCCACCCCACAGCTGCAAACCTACTGATGGCTGTCTTTATCATTCTGGGTTTGGTCACACTACCCGGCCTACAGCGCGAGACCTTTCCTGAAATTAAGAATGATAAAGTTGAAGTCAAAGTGGTCTACCCAGGGGCGACTGCCGATGAGGTTGAGGATGCCATCTGCCGTCGCTTAGAGGATGGGTTGGAAGGCATAACCGACCTGGATGAGCTGCGTTGTGACGCCCGAGAAGGTGTGGGTACCGCTACCGTGCTTATGCGAGAAGGCGCCAATATGATGCGCTTTTTGGATGATATTAATGCCAATGTAGATGCCATTGATGATTTTCCAGACTCTGCCGAGCTCCCTGTAGTACAAGAACTTGCCCGCACCGAACAGGTCATTTCTATTGCCGTGACCGGGCCGCAGGAGCCCGTTGCACTCAAAGCCTACGCCGAGCAATTGAAAGACCGTATTCAGTCATTGGAACATGTTGCGGAGGTGAGTATTGATGGATTTTCCGACCATCACATCCGTATTGAAATTCCCCCTTGGCGTCTCCGTCAATATGGGCTGTCTGCCGCTGATGTGGCTCAGGCGATTCAACGTCGCAGTGTAGGCAGTCCGGTTGGCCGCCTGGAAGGTGGGCAGGAGGATTTTCTACTACGCCTAGACGACCAACACAAAGGGGTGGCCGCTTTTGAAAAACTGGTGGTGATCTCCGGCCAAAGCGGGGCTGCCATTCGCTTGGGAGAAATTGCCACCATTACCGACCGTTTTGACCAGAATGAAGAGAAAATTCTCTTTGACGGTAAACGAGCTGCCGTACTGAACATCTCCAAAACCCGTGCCCAAGACACCCTGCAAGTTCGGGCAACCATTGCCAACTTTGTTCAAACAGAGCCCTTACCGGCTGGTATTACCCTTACTTTGAGCCAAGATCGTGCCTCGGTGGTGCAGGACCGTCTGGATATGCTGGTTCGCAATGGTTTTCAGGGCTTGGTTTTGGTTTTTTTGGTGCTGTGGCTCTTTTTCAGTTTTCGCTACAGTTTTTGGGTCACCATGGGCCTACCCATCTCATTTCTCGGTGCTTTTTTTCTGCTACCCCTGGTTGGGGTCACGGTGAATATGATCTCCATGGTCGGACTACTCATTGGTGTTGGCCTATTAATGGATGATGCCATTGTGATTGCAGAGAACATTGCAGCCCGCATGAACCGTGGCGACCAACCCATGCAAGCCGCTGTAGAAGGGGTTAAACAGGTACTGCCCGGTATTCTCTCCTCTTTCATGACCACACTGCTGGTCTTTGGCTCATTGGTTTTTATTACCGGGGAGATGGGTCAGATCCTACGTATCATGCCTTTGGTCTTGATTTTGGTGATCTCAGTGAGTCTGCTGGAGGCTTTTTGGGTATTACCCAACCATTTGGGCCACGCCCTAAGCCATATGTCGACACGGAAGCCCAGCCGCTTTCGCCGTTGGTTTGAACAATCCTTTGACCAGCTACGGGACCGCTGGTTTGGTCCATGGCTGGACCGTGCGGTCGAAGAGCGCTATCTAACGGTTGGCCTTGTCTTCATGCTATTGATTATCGCTGTGGCCATGCCTGCGGGTGGTTTGCTGAAATTTGTACCCTTTCCCGATCTGGATGGTGATGTGGTTGAGGCACGTATTCTTTTACCTCAAGGCACCCCCCTGGCCCGAACCGAGCAGATTGTTGAACAGTTGCAACAGGCTGCACTAAAAATCAACCAACGTTTCAAGCCAGAACAGCCGCAGAAACAAGATCTCATTCAGCACATCTCCGTCATTTTTGGGCAAAATCCCGATGCCTATGAAAGTGGCCCCCACGTTGCCCGTATCATTACCGACCTGTTAGGCGCCGAGATCCGTGGCACAGCACTGGATGATTTTACCACCGCTTGGCGGCAAGCTGTGGGAGAGATACCCGATGTCATTGCCCTTAAATTTACCGAACCCACCATCGGGCCGGGGGGACGGGCCATCGATATGCGCCTCATTGGGGCGGACCTAGACCGTTTAAAGTTGGCGTCCAACGAACTCCAGCAGTGGTTGGGTCGCTACGTAGGGGTGGTAGACCTGAGTGATGATCTGCGCCCCGGTAAAAGAGAGTACCGCCTGCATTTAAAACCCAGTGCTGGGGTGCTTGGTGTAGAGGCCCAAACGGTAGCAGAGCAACTGCGTGGTGCCTTCCAAGGCATTACCGTGGACGAATTTCCTGTGGGGGCTGAATCCTATGAGGTGGATCTCCGGCTGACCGCAAGTGACCGCACCAGCCCAGCGGATTTGGATAACTTTACCCTGGTCGGTCAAAATGGTGCCTTAATCCCCTTATCTGTGGTTGCCGATCTGCAACCGGTCCGAGGTTGGGCTAGAATTCACCGGGTAGATGGCCAGCGCGCCATTACCATTCAGGGCGATGTTGACCGCAGCTTGGCCAATGCTCAGGAAATTATGGGCTTGGCCAAGAGCCAATTCATACCTGATTTATTGGCGCGTTATCCCGATATTTCCTTCGACCCCCAAGGCCAGGGTAAAGAGTCGGCCAAAACCGGCAAATCCATTATGCGCAATGTACTGCTGGGCATGATCGGTGTCTATATGCTTCTGGCGCTACAGTTCCGGGGTTACTTGGCACCATTAACAGTTATGCTGGTTATTCCCACCGCATTTATTGGTGTCATCGTTGGGCACATGTTGATGGGGCTGGATTTAACCATGCCCAGCATTGTGGGTATGGCCTCCTTATTTGGGGTGGTGGTAAATGACTCGATCTTGTTGGTCGTCTTTATTCGTGAACAGCGAGAAGCCGGTGTTCCTACCCTAGTTGCCGCCAAACAGGCGGGACGGGCCAGGTTCCGCCCTATTCTTCTCACCTCCATCACCACTGTGGCGGGTCTTATGCCGCTGTTGATGGAAAAGAGCCTTCAAGCTCAGATTTTAATCCCCTTAGCCACCAGTTTGGCCTTTGGTCTGGCGGTTGCCACGGTGGCCGCTCTGTTTGTGGTACCTGCTGTTTACTGTATCTTGGACGATTATGGAAAACTGGATAAGCTGCATGGGGAGAGACCAGAAGCACCCTAA
- a CDS encoding ATP-binding protein produces MNTLWRHRRPRLGVKLLLGILLLSGMLTLLISGLQLYLEYDRDLQAYEEQLSMIQESRLPGLIHSLWVVDDDQLKLQAEGILGLPGVIAVVVENEEKQSLIFGQPKTDNTALIRHFALTTQFQGESVAVGTLHITMDLARINQDMVERLILVLGTQAVKTFLTSLFILLLVSWLITNRLAKLVQYTSDIHPDDHVTNLETPVSIARSPGDRWPDELDELIEGINLNRAELHRYIQDARHHRSELEARVAERTRRLEEVNQSMEEEVLEHQQTAASLSIQQESLTATMESIEEGILVVDDQRHVLHANARFQAMWRIPDDVMASGYSPTLLQAVASQLTNPDLFLNQVEDLYASDRLDNDLLIFKDGRYFQRSSRPLVVHHQIKGRVWSFLDITQQKQAEQTLRQAKEQAEASNHAKSAFLATMSHELRTPMNVVLGMGELLHESGLNGEQKKFLNRQLRAGNSLLDLIDDILDLSRIEAGQLTLEPYPLNLPRFLQDLYELFEQSAHDKGLTLNFPDQTQLPEQWITDPIRLRQILINLLGNAIKFTGKGHVTLQLHHHKETSLYFAVVDSGVGIPEDRQQVIFDKFTQADVSITRKHGGSGLGLTISTQLVDMLGGTLSVQSQPDEGSTFWFELPLHHLDTTYAQQHQARTLTVGKARPGHILLAEDSEDNQVLLKAFLKGSPYTIDVANNGAEAVTYFQEKRYDLVLMDIQMPVMDGLSATRAIRNWEHQQQRQPIPILALSAHALKGETERSLEAGCHQHLTKPIKKQALLQALQEALSEPS; encoded by the coding sequence ATGAACACGCTATGGCGACATAGACGCCCCCGGTTAGGGGTCAAACTCCTGCTGGGTATTCTGTTGCTGAGTGGCATGCTCACCCTGCTGATCTCGGGGTTACAACTCTATCTAGAGTATGATCGTGATCTACAGGCGTATGAAGAGCAATTGAGTATGATCCAGGAAAGCCGCCTACCTGGCCTTATCCACAGTCTCTGGGTGGTAGATGATGATCAGCTTAAACTCCAGGCAGAGGGCATACTTGGACTGCCAGGTGTTATAGCTGTGGTGGTGGAGAATGAAGAGAAACAGTCTCTCATTTTTGGCCAACCTAAAACTGATAACACCGCACTGATTCGGCACTTTGCCCTAACCACCCAGTTCCAAGGGGAGTCGGTGGCCGTCGGCACACTACACATCACCATGGATCTGGCGCGTATTAACCAAGATATGGTTGAACGTCTTATTCTTGTTTTGGGCACCCAAGCGGTTAAAACCTTTTTAACCTCCCTTTTTATTCTGTTATTGGTCAGCTGGCTGATCACCAACCGTCTGGCCAAACTGGTTCAATATACCAGCGACATACACCCCGATGATCATGTCACGAATCTGGAGACCCCTGTATCCATTGCGCGTAGTCCGGGTGATCGTTGGCCTGATGAACTCGATGAGTTGATTGAAGGCATTAATCTTAACCGGGCCGAGCTACACCGGTACATACAGGATGCACGGCACCATCGCTCGGAGCTGGAAGCACGGGTAGCCGAACGCACCCGCCGCCTGGAAGAGGTGAATCAATCCATGGAGGAGGAGGTCCTGGAGCATCAACAGACGGCGGCTTCACTTTCCATTCAACAGGAGAGTTTAACCGCGACGATGGAGTCCATTGAGGAGGGTATCTTGGTCGTGGACGATCAACGTCATGTTTTACATGCCAATGCCCGTTTTCAAGCCATGTGGCGTATTCCTGACGATGTGATGGCCAGTGGTTACAGCCCGACCCTACTACAAGCGGTGGCATCACAATTGACCAACCCTGATCTTTTTTTAAATCAGGTCGAGGATCTTTATGCCTCGGATCGGCTGGATAATGATCTACTCATTTTTAAGGATGGACGCTATTTTCAACGTAGTAGCCGTCCACTGGTGGTTCATCATCAAATAAAAGGTCGGGTCTGGAGCTTTTTGGATATCACTCAACAAAAACAAGCGGAGCAAACCCTGCGGCAAGCCAAAGAACAGGCGGAAGCATCCAACCATGCAAAGAGTGCCTTTTTGGCCACCATGAGCCATGAACTACGCACCCCGATGAATGTGGTGTTGGGGATGGGGGAGTTACTGCATGAGTCAGGCTTAAATGGGGAGCAGAAGAAATTTCTTAACCGCCAACTGCGGGCTGGCAATAGTCTATTGGATCTGATCGATGATATTTTGGATTTGTCTCGAATTGAAGCAGGCCAACTGACGTTAGAACCCTACCCGCTTAATCTGCCCCGTTTTTTACAGGACCTCTATGAACTGTTTGAGCAAAGCGCCCATGACAAAGGGTTAACCTTAAACTTTCCAGACCAAACGCAGCTACCTGAGCAGTGGATTACCGATCCCATACGGCTTCGGCAGATCTTAATTAACCTGCTGGGCAATGCCATTAAATTTACCGGCAAAGGTCATGTCACGCTACAGCTTCATCACCATAAAGAGACCTCTCTGTACTTTGCCGTGGTGGATAGTGGTGTGGGCATACCCGAAGATCGTCAGCAGGTTATCTTTGATAAGTTTACCCAGGCGGATGTCAGCATTACCCGTAAGCATGGCGGTTCTGGCTTGGGGTTAACCATATCCACACAGCTGGTGGATATGTTGGGGGGTACCTTAAGCGTACAAAGCCAACCCGATGAAGGGAGTACATTCTGGTTTGAACTGCCCTTACACCATCTGGATACAACCTATGCTCAGCAGCATCAGGCACGGACCTTAACCGTTGGTAAAGCCCGCCCTGGCCATATTCTACTTGCTGAGGATTCCGAAGATAACCAAGTGTTGCTCAAAGCTTTTTTAAAGGGGAGCCCCTATACCATTGACGTGGCCAATAACGGGGCTGAAGCGGTCACATATTTCCAAGAAAAGCGCTACGACTTGGTCTTAATGGATATACAAATGCCCGTTATGGATGGGTTAAGTGCCACACGGGCCATCCGAAATTGGGAGCATCAGCAACAACGACAACCCATACCCATATTGGCACTAAGCGCCCATGCTCTTAAGGGAGAGACGGAACGCAGTCTGGAAGCTGGCTGTCACCAACACCTGACCAAGCCCATCAAAAAGCAGGCCCTACTCCAAGCCCTGCAAGAGGCGCTATCTGAGCCATCCTAA
- a CDS encoding EF-hand domain-containing protein: MMSQMGQSNGMSRGGGMGRMDQMGGPPKAEDIISKLDQDGNGTIGVEEAKGPMADHFSDADSDSDGQLTADELTSAMESFQAQMQGQMGGMQGGMGGMHGGGMRGPSVEQLMADMDEDGDESISSDEARGPLSDMFSEVDSDGDGLITSSELEEGMANMPPPPPPPNNMMAGTNNMDLLSQLIGNDEEDEDSLMSLLSA, from the coding sequence ATGATGAGCCAAATGGGCCAATCCAACGGTATGAGCCGTGGGGGTGGTATGGGCCGTATGGATCAGATGGGAGGACCTCCCAAAGCAGAAGATATTATTAGTAAGCTGGACCAGGACGGTAACGGGACCATTGGTGTTGAAGAGGCCAAGGGTCCCATGGCAGATCATTTTAGTGATGCCGACAGCGACAGTGATGGCCAGTTAACTGCGGATGAGTTAACCAGTGCCATGGAGAGCTTTCAGGCGCAAATGCAGGGCCAGATGGGTGGCATGCAGGGCGGTATGGGTGGCATGCACGGTGGTGGTATGCGCGGCCCATCTGTTGAGCAACTGATGGCGGATATGGATGAAGATGGTGATGAGTCCATTAGTAGCGATGAAGCACGCGGTCCTCTTTCAGATATGTTCAGTGAAGTGGACAGCGATGGTGATGGCCTAATTACCAGCAGTGAGTTGGAAGAGGGCATGGCCAATATGCCTCCACCACCACCTCCCCCTAACAACATGATGGCTGGCACCAACAATATGGACCTGCTCTCTCAGTTGATTGGGAATGATGAGGAAGATGAGGATAGCCTTATGAGTCTCCTCAGCGCTTAA